The following are encoded in a window of Streptomyces sp. SAT1 genomic DNA:
- a CDS encoding Rieske (2Fe-2S) protein: MPGRPRASRRTILRTAAVTPVAGLGLAACGPEGGGAASAPTSPVDLGAESEIPKGGAKLFTDHNVVVSRSGNGTLKAFSTVCTHAGCAITKLEGTTLTCPCHGSQFDAATGQVLRSPATAPLDTLPVHANGGKIVAGPGA, from the coding sequence ATGCCAGGCCGTCCCCGCGCGAGCCGCCGTACGATCCTGCGCACGGCGGCCGTCACACCCGTCGCCGGGCTCGGGCTCGCCGCCTGCGGGCCGGAGGGCGGCGGTGCCGCCTCGGCCCCGACGTCACCGGTCGACCTCGGCGCCGAGAGCGAGATCCCCAAGGGCGGCGCCAAGCTGTTCACGGACCACAACGTGGTCGTCAGCCGGTCGGGGAACGGCACTCTGAAGGCGTTCAGCACCGTCTGCACGCACGCGGGGTGCGCGATCACCAAGCTGGAGGGGACGACGCTGACCTGCCCGTGCCACGGCAGTCAGTTCGACGCGGCCACCGGCCAGGTGCTGCGGTCCCCGGCCACGGCGCCGCTGGACACGCTCCCGGTCCACGCGAACGGCGGCAAGATCGTCGCGGGGCCCGGCGCCTGA
- a CDS encoding LacI family DNA-binding transcriptional regulator, with translation MPTMADVARSAGVSVATVSHVLNGTRPVLPHTRQAVLDAVEQLGYTPNGLARSLVTARTRSIGLAVSAISNPYFTEILQGVEAHALEHGYSLLIADPHDDPVHERKVIQLLHERRVDGMIVAPSARPDDLVAYLARHAVPTVFLDRLIDAAPGTGTPDAPGFDQVCADSAEPTALLVTHLAGLGHRRIGLVAGLPGLSTTRERITGYRHGLAAAGLPHDERLVVHGDSAADGGRRATAALLSLAAPPTALVTANNAMTIGALRALRERGLSVPGDLALCCFDDFDWADLFSPGLTAIAQPGRELGARAVQVLLDRLAAPEAPARTVRLPCAFVHRTSCGCPAQPEEGTDS, from the coding sequence ATGCCGACCATGGCCGACGTCGCACGGAGCGCGGGAGTCTCCGTGGCGACCGTCTCCCACGTGCTGAACGGCACCCGCCCGGTGCTGCCCCACACCCGCCAGGCGGTGCTCGACGCCGTGGAGCAGCTCGGCTACACGCCCAACGGCCTCGCCCGCTCCCTGGTCACCGCCCGCACCCGGTCCATCGGTCTGGCCGTCTCCGCCATCAGCAACCCGTACTTCACGGAGATCCTCCAGGGGGTCGAGGCGCACGCGCTGGAGCACGGCTACAGCCTGCTCATCGCCGATCCGCACGACGACCCGGTGCACGAGCGCAAGGTGATCCAGCTCCTGCACGAGCGCCGCGTGGACGGCATGATCGTCGCCCCTTCGGCCCGGCCGGACGACCTCGTCGCCTACCTCGCGCGGCACGCCGTACCGACCGTGTTCCTGGACCGCCTGATCGACGCGGCACCGGGCACCGGGACGCCGGACGCGCCGGGCTTCGACCAGGTCTGCGCCGACAGCGCCGAGCCGACCGCGCTCCTGGTCACCCACCTCGCCGGGCTCGGCCACCGCCGGATCGGCCTGGTCGCGGGGCTGCCCGGACTGAGCACCACCCGGGAGCGGATCACCGGCTACCGGCACGGTCTCGCCGCCGCCGGACTCCCCCACGACGAACGGCTCGTCGTGCACGGCGACTCGGCGGCGGACGGTGGACGACGGGCCACCGCCGCCCTGCTGTCCCTGGCCGCACCGCCCACCGCGCTCGTCACGGCCAACAACGCGATGACCATCGGAGCGCTGCGGGCGCTGCGCGAGCGGGGCCTGTCCGTCCCCGGGGACCTGGCGCTGTGCTGCTTCGACGACTTCGACTGGGCCGATCTGTTCTCCCCCGGGCTGACGGCGATCGCCCAGCCCGGCCGGGAGCTGGGCGCGCGCGCCGTCCAGGTGCTGCTGGACCGCCTGGCCGCCCCGGAGGCACCCGCCCGCACGGTGCGGCTGCCCTGCGCCTTCGTCCACCGCACGTCCTGCGGATGCCCCGCACAGCCCGAGGAAGGAACCGACTCGTGA
- a CDS encoding carbohydrate kinase family protein, translated as MIVVAGEALIDLVPQGVGALADLKPALGGGPYNTAVALGRLGSPAAFCSRTSRDAFGEALLDGLRRAGVDVSGVQRGGEPTTLAVATVGADGSAAYSFYVDGTADRLFSAPAALPAGTRAVSFGTCSLVLEPGASAYEELLRTAAGAGVFTALDPNIRAGLIPDADAYRARFRGWLPSVTLLKLSEEDARWLGGSPREWLAAGPSAVVVTHGGDGLTAHTRDGAVHTVPGEKVAVVDTIGAGDTVNAALLHGLAARDALSPEGLAGLGAAGWTALLRFAARAAAVTCSRAGAEPPYASELREE; from the coding sequence GTGATCGTCGTCGCCGGTGAGGCCCTGATCGACCTGGTACCGCAGGGCGTGGGCGCCCTCGCCGACCTCAAGCCGGCGCTCGGCGGCGGCCCCTACAACACGGCGGTCGCCCTCGGCCGCCTCGGCTCCCCCGCCGCCTTCTGCTCCCGCACCTCGCGCGACGCCTTCGGCGAGGCCCTGCTGGACGGGCTGCGGCGGGCCGGGGTCGACGTCAGCGGTGTGCAGCGCGGCGGCGAGCCGACCACCCTGGCGGTCGCGACGGTCGGCGCCGACGGCTCGGCCGCGTACTCCTTCTACGTCGACGGCACCGCGGACCGCCTGTTCAGCGCGCCGGCCGCGCTGCCCGCCGGGACCCGCGCGGTGTCGTTCGGGACCTGCTCGCTGGTGCTGGAGCCGGGTGCGAGCGCCTACGAGGAGCTGCTGCGGACGGCGGCCGGCGCGGGCGTGTTCACGGCGCTGGACCCGAACATCCGCGCCGGGCTGATCCCGGACGCCGACGCCTACCGGGCGCGCTTTCGCGGCTGGCTGCCGTCGGTGACCCTGCTGAAGCTCTCCGAGGAGGACGCGCGGTGGCTGGGCGGCTCACCGCGCGAGTGGCTGGCCGCCGGGCCGTCGGCCGTCGTGGTCACCCATGGCGGCGACGGGCTCACCGCGCACACACGGGACGGCGCCGTGCACACGGTGCCCGGTGAGAAGGTCGCGGTCGTCGACACGATCGGCGCGGGCGACACCGTGAACGCCGCGCTGCTGCACGGTCTGGCCGCCCGCGACGCGCTCTCCCCGGAAGGGCTCGCCGGTCTTGGCGCGGCGGGCTGGACGGCGCTGCTGCGGTTCGCGGCGCGTGCGGCGGCCGTCACCTGCTCCCGTGCGGGCGCGGAGCCGCCGTACGCCTCGGAGCTCCGCGAGGAGTAG
- the uvrA gene encoding excinuclease ABC subunit UvrA, whose protein sequence is MADRLIVRGAREHNLKNVSLDLPRDSLIVFTGLSGSGKSSLAFDTIFAEGQRRYVESLSSYARQFLGQMDKPDVDFIEGLSPAVSIDQKSTSRNPRSTVGTITEVYDYLRLLFARIGKPHCPECGRPISRQSPQAIVDRVLELPEGSRFQVLSPLVRERKGEFVDLFADLQTKGYSRARVDGETVQLSSPPTLKKQEKHTIEVVVDRLTVKDSAKRRLTDSVETALGLSGGMVVLDFVDLPEDDPERERMYSEHLYCAHDDLSFEELEPRSFSFNSPFGACPECTGIGTRMEVDPELIVPDQDKSLDEGAIHPWSHGHTKDYFGRLIGALADALGFRTDIPFAGLPQRAKKALLYGHKTQIEVRYRNRYGRERVYTTPFEGAVPFVKRRHSEAESDASRERFEGYMREVPCPTCEGTRLKPVVLAVTLMGRSIAEISAMSISDCADFLGELKLTARDKKIAERVLKEVNERLRFLVDVGLDYLSLNRAAGTLSGGEAQRIRLATQIGSGLVGVLYVLDEPSIGLHQRDNHRLIETLVRLRDMGNTLIVVEHDEDTIKVADWVVDIGPGAGEHGGKVVHSGSLKELLANEESQTGQYLSGRKAIPLPDIRRPLDPSRRLTVRGARENNLQDIDVSFPLGVFTAVTGVSGSGKSTLVNDILYTHLARELNGARNVPGRHTRVDGDDLVDKVVHVDQSPIGRTPRSNPATYTGVFDHVRKLFAETTEAKVRGYQPGRFSFNVKGGRCENCAGDGTIKIEMNFLPDVYVPCEVCHGARYNRETLEVHYKGKSIADVLNMPIEEATDFFEAVPAIARHLNTLKDVGLGYVRLGQSATTLSGGEAQRVKLASELQRRSTGRTVYVLDEPTTGLHFEDISKLLKVLSGLVDKGNSVIVIEHNLDVIKTADWVIDMGPEGGAGGGLVVAEGTPEQVAGVPASHTGKFLREILGADRVSDAEPVKAPRRSAAKKAVAAAAAPRKTATARTKTAAAGKKAAPAKKTARARKA, encoded by the coding sequence GTGGCCGACCGTCTCATCGTCCGTGGCGCGCGCGAGCACAACCTGAAGAACGTGTCGCTCGACCTGCCTCGGGACTCGCTCATCGTCTTCACGGGCCTGTCCGGTTCGGGCAAGTCCTCCCTCGCCTTCGACACGATCTTCGCCGAGGGCCAGCGGCGCTATGTGGAGTCGCTCTCCTCGTACGCCCGCCAGTTCCTCGGCCAGATGGACAAGCCGGACGTCGACTTCATCGAGGGCCTGTCCCCGGCGGTCTCCATCGACCAGAAGTCGACCTCGCGCAACCCGCGCTCCACGGTCGGCACCATCACCGAGGTCTACGACTACCTGCGTCTGCTGTTCGCCCGCATCGGCAAGCCGCACTGCCCCGAGTGCGGCCGGCCGATCTCCCGGCAGTCGCCCCAGGCCATCGTCGACAGGGTCCTGGAGCTGCCGGAGGGCAGCCGCTTCCAGGTGCTCTCGCCGCTGGTGCGCGAGCGCAAGGGCGAGTTCGTCGACCTGTTCGCCGACCTCCAGACCAAGGGCTACTCCCGCGCGCGCGTGGACGGCGAGACGGTCCAGCTCTCCAGCCCGCCCACGCTGAAGAAGCAGGAGAAGCACACCATCGAGGTGGTCGTCGACCGCCTCACCGTCAAGGACTCCGCCAAGCGCCGTCTGACCGACTCCGTGGAGACCGCCCTCGGTCTGTCCGGCGGCATGGTCGTCCTCGACTTCGTCGACCTCCCCGAGGACGACCCCGAGCGCGAGCGCATGTACTCCGAGCACCTGTACTGCGCCCACGACGACCTGTCCTTCGAGGAGTTGGAGCCCCGCTCCTTCTCCTTCAACTCGCCCTTCGGCGCCTGCCCCGAGTGCACCGGCATCGGCACGCGCATGGAGGTCGACCCGGAGCTGATCGTCCCCGACCAGGACAAGTCGCTCGACGAGGGCGCCATCCACCCCTGGTCGCACGGTCACACCAAGGACTACTTCGGCCGGCTCATCGGCGCCCTCGCCGACGCCCTGGGCTTCCGCACCGACATCCCCTTCGCGGGGCTGCCGCAGCGCGCCAAGAAGGCCCTGCTGTACGGCCACAAGACACAGATCGAGGTCCGCTACCGCAACCGGTACGGCCGCGAGCGCGTCTACACCACGCCCTTCGAGGGCGCCGTGCCCTTCGTCAAGCGCCGGCACAGCGAGGCCGAGAGCGACGCCAGCCGCGAGCGCTTCGAGGGCTATATGCGCGAGGTGCCCTGCCCCACCTGCGAGGGCACCCGGCTCAAGCCGGTCGTCCTCGCGGTCACGCTCATGGGCCGCTCGATCGCCGAGATCTCCGCGATGTCCATCAGCGACTGCGCGGACTTCCTGGGCGAGCTGAAGCTGACCGCCCGCGACAAGAAGATCGCCGAACGCGTCCTCAAGGAGGTCAACGAGCGGCTGCGCTTCCTGGTCGACGTCGGCCTGGACTACCTGTCGCTGAACCGCGCAGCGGGCACCCTCTCCGGCGGCGAGGCCCAGCGCATCCGCCTGGCCACCCAGATCGGCTCCGGCCTCGTCGGCGTCCTCTACGTCCTGGACGAGCCGTCCATCGGCCTGCACCAGCGCGACAACCACCGGCTGATCGAGACCCTGGTGCGGCTGCGCGACATGGGCAACACGCTCATCGTCGTCGAGCACGACGAGGACACCATCAAGGTCGCCGACTGGGTCGTGGACATCGGCCCCGGCGCGGGCGAGCACGGCGGCAAGGTCGTGCACAGCGGTTCCCTGAAGGAACTGCTCGCCAACGAGGAGTCGCAGACCGGCCAGTACCTGTCGGGCCGGAAGGCGATCCCGCTGCCCGACATCCGCCGCCCGCTCGACCCGTCCCGGCGGCTCACGGTGCGCGGCGCCCGGGAGAACAACCTCCAGGACATCGACGTGTCCTTCCCGCTGGGCGTCTTCACCGCCGTCACCGGCGTCTCCGGTTCCGGCAAGTCGACCCTGGTCAACGACATCCTCTACACCCACCTGGCCCGCGAGCTGAACGGCGCGCGCAACGTCCCCGGGCGGCACACGCGCGTGGACGGCGACGACCTCGTCGACAAGGTGGTGCACGTCGACCAGTCGCCCATCGGCCGTACGCCGCGGTCCAACCCGGCGACGTACACCGGCGTCTTCGACCACGTCCGCAAGCTGTTCGCCGAGACCACCGAGGCGAAGGTCCGCGGTTACCAGCCCGGCCGCTTCTCCTTCAACGTCAAGGGCGGCCGCTGCGAGAACTGCGCGGGCGACGGCACCATCAAGATCGAGATGAACTTCCTCCCGGACGTCTACGTCCCGTGCGAGGTCTGCCACGGCGCCCGGTACAACCGGGAGACCCTGGAGGTCCACTACAAGGGCAAGTCCATCGCCGATGTGCTGAACATGCCCATCGAGGAGGCCACCGACTTCTTCGAGGCGGTCCCGGCGATCGCCCGGCATCTGAACACCCTCAAGGACGTCGGCCTCGGCTACGTCCGGCTCGGCCAGTCCGCGACCACCCTGTCCGGCGGTGAGGCGCAGCGCGTCAAGCTCGCCAGCGAGCTCCAGCGCCGCTCCACCGGACGCACGGTGTACGTCCTGGACGAGCCGACCACCGGTCTGCACTTCGAGGACATCAGCAAGCTGCTGAAGGTCTTGTCCGGCCTGGTCGACAAGGGCAACTCGGTCATCGTCATCGAGCACAACCTCGATGTGATCAAGACCGCCGACTGGGTCATCGACATGGGCCCGGAGGGCGGCGCGGGCGGCGGTCTGGTCGTCGCCGAGGGCACGCCCGAGCAGGTCGCCGGGGTGCCGGCCAGCCACACCGGCAAGTTCCTGCGGGAGATCCTCGGTGCCGACCGCGTCAGCGACGCGGAACCGGTCAAGGCCCCGCGCAGGTCCGCCGCCAAGAAGGCGGTGGCGGCCGCTGCCGCCCCGCGCAAGACGGCCACGGCCAGGACGAAGACCGCCGCTGCGGGCAAGAAGGCCGCCCCCGCGAAGAAGACCGCGCGGGCCCGCAAGGCCTGA